The Sorangiineae bacterium MSr11367 genome window below encodes:
- the boxC gene encoding 2,3-epoxybenzoyl-CoA dihydrolase — protein sequence MADALHAAVTSPVRFETHPDRYRHWQLSFPAEHGGAVARLAMNVKEDGGGDYVLKLNSYDLGVDIELADALQRIRFEHPAVKALVITSTKDRIFSSGANIYMLGSSTHAFKVNFCKFTNETRLYLEEMSAETGVSSVAAVNGTASGGGYELALACDSIVLQDDGSSAVSLPEAPLLAVLPGTGGLTRLVDKRKVRRDLADVFSTLAEGIRGKRAVAWNLVDESPSRSQFDAAVKTRTDAFIAASKRKAHPPIALTPLEANRTDNGVDYKYVSLALDRAARTATLIVRGPAGVQPGTPDELAKAGADAWILRAFRELDDALLDLRFNQPDIGVIALKTEGDPAAVLAVDAFLHAHREDPLVREVTLLVRRVLKRLDLSAKTFFALVEPGSCFAGTLLELALASDRVYMLDDDGVALHTSKLNAGAYPMSNGLSRLESRFLREPSRVARVLERTEPFDTKVALDEGLVTFAPDDLDWEDEIRIAFEERASYSPDALTGMEASLRFAGPETLETKIFGRLTAWQNWIFQRPNAVGQRGALTLYGSPERPEFDFRRT from the coding sequence ATGGCCGACGCCCTTCACGCAGCCGTCACGAGTCCGGTCCGATTCGAAACCCATCCCGATCGCTACCGTCATTGGCAACTCAGCTTTCCGGCGGAGCACGGCGGTGCCGTCGCGCGGCTCGCCATGAATGTCAAAGAGGACGGCGGCGGCGACTACGTCTTGAAGCTCAACTCGTACGACCTGGGGGTCGACATTGAGCTGGCCGATGCCCTGCAGCGCATTCGCTTCGAACATCCGGCCGTCAAAGCGCTGGTCATCACCAGCACGAAGGACCGTATTTTCTCGTCCGGCGCGAACATTTACATGTTGGGAAGCTCCACCCACGCCTTCAAAGTGAACTTCTGCAAGTTCACCAACGAGACGAGGCTCTACCTCGAGGAGATGAGCGCCGAGACCGGCGTCTCCAGCGTCGCCGCGGTCAATGGCACCGCCTCCGGGGGAGGTTACGAGCTGGCGCTGGCGTGTGACTCCATCGTCCTACAGGACGACGGCTCGTCGGCCGTGAGCCTGCCCGAGGCGCCGTTGCTCGCGGTGCTTCCGGGCACGGGCGGGCTGACGCGCCTCGTCGACAAGCGCAAGGTCCGGCGCGATCTGGCGGACGTCTTCTCCACGTTGGCCGAGGGCATTCGCGGCAAGCGCGCCGTCGCGTGGAACCTCGTCGATGAATCGCCCTCGCGTTCGCAGTTCGATGCGGCGGTGAAGACGCGTACGGATGCCTTCATCGCGGCCTCGAAGCGCAAGGCGCACCCGCCCATCGCGCTCACGCCGCTCGAGGCGAACCGCACCGACAACGGTGTAGACTACAAGTATGTCTCGCTCGCCCTCGATCGCGCCGCGCGCACGGCGACGTTGATCGTGCGCGGGCCGGCCGGTGTGCAACCGGGCACGCCGGACGAACTCGCCAAGGCCGGCGCCGACGCGTGGATCCTTCGCGCCTTCCGCGAGCTTGACGATGCGTTGCTCGACCTGCGCTTCAACCAGCCCGACATTGGCGTCATTGCCCTGAAGACCGAGGGCGATCCCGCCGCGGTGCTCGCCGTCGATGCGTTCTTGCACGCGCACCGGGAAGATCCCTTGGTGCGCGAGGTCACCTTGCTCGTGCGCCGCGTTCTCAAGCGGCTCGATCTGTCGGCGAAGACGTTCTTCGCCTTGGTGGAACCCGGGTCGTGCTTCGCGGGCACCTTGCTCGAGCTCGCCCTGGCCTCGGACCGCGTCTACATGCTCGATGACGATGGCGTCGCGCTGCACACCTCGAAGCTCAATGCCGGGGCGTACCCCATGTCGAACGGTCTCTCGCGCCTCGAATCGCGGTTTCTTCGCGAGCCCTCGCGGGTGGCGCGCGTTCTGGAGAGAACGGAGCCCTTCGACACGAAGGTGGCCCTCGACGAGGGGCTCGTCACGTTCGCCCCGGACGACCTCGATTGGGAGGACGAAATCCGCATCGCCTTCGAAGAGCGCGCCAGCTATTCACCCGACGCGCTCACCGGCATGGAGGCAAGTCTTCGCTTCGCCGGGCCGGAGACGCTGGAGACTAAGATTTTCGGCCGTCTCACCGCATGGCAGAACTGGATCTTCCAGCGTCCCAACGCCGTCGGTCAACGCGGCGCACTCACCCTTTACGGAAGTCCCGAGCGCCCCGAATTCGATTTTCGCCGTACTTGA
- a CDS encoding 3-deoxy-7-phosphoheptulonate synthase class II produces the protein MDSVDTPQWSPESWRDKPAAQQPVYDEPNKLELVLSELERLPPLVTSGEVLALKRSLAQAQDGKAFLLQGGDCAEQFDDCTSGHISNDLKVLLQMNLVLVHGLKQPVVRIGRIAGQYAKPRSTDLETRQGVSLPSYRGDFVNGPEFTAEARRPDPQRMLRGHAHSAMTMNFVRSLLDGGFADAHHPEYWDLQWMNCSPMQAEYRRLVQAIGDSMRFVEALSGDRAGGARPEFYTSHEALVLQYEQTQTRHVPRQEGWFNLSTHFPWIGMRTAHVDGAHVEYCRGVRNPIAVKVGPGTESDQLKRLIAILNPTNEPGRLTLIHRMGEGNIEYHLPPLIAAVRQEGARVLWCCDAMHGNTETLGNGVKTRRFENIRTELERAFDVHAACGSRLGGVHLEMTGENVTECLGGARNLREEDLARRYRTQVDPRLNCEQALELAMLIVRKHSRDAS, from the coding sequence ATGGATTCAGTGGATACCCCGCAATGGTCACCGGAGTCGTGGCGTGACAAGCCCGCGGCGCAGCAGCCCGTGTACGACGAGCCGAACAAGCTGGAACTGGTTCTCTCCGAGCTCGAGAGGTTGCCGCCGCTCGTGACGTCGGGCGAGGTGCTCGCCCTCAAGCGAAGCCTTGCGCAGGCGCAAGACGGCAAAGCCTTTTTGTTGCAGGGCGGGGACTGCGCCGAGCAATTCGACGATTGCACGTCGGGGCATATTTCCAACGATTTGAAGGTGCTCCTTCAAATGAACCTGGTGCTGGTTCACGGCCTCAAGCAGCCGGTGGTGCGCATCGGACGCATCGCGGGGCAATACGCGAAGCCGCGGTCGACCGATCTGGAGACGCGCCAAGGCGTATCGCTGCCGAGCTACCGCGGCGACTTCGTGAATGGCCCGGAATTCACCGCGGAGGCGCGCCGGCCCGATCCGCAGCGCATGCTGCGAGGCCATGCGCACTCGGCGATGACCATGAATTTCGTACGCTCGCTGCTCGACGGCGGCTTCGCCGATGCTCACCACCCCGAGTATTGGGACCTGCAGTGGATGAATTGCTCGCCGATGCAGGCCGAATACCGGCGCCTCGTGCAAGCCATCGGCGATTCGATGCGATTCGTCGAAGCCTTGAGCGGCGACCGTGCCGGCGGCGCGCGTCCGGAATTTTATACGTCGCACGAGGCGCTGGTGCTGCAGTACGAGCAAACGCAGACCCGTCACGTTCCGCGCCAGGAAGGCTGGTTCAATCTCTCCACGCACTTCCCCTGGATCGGGATGCGCACGGCCCACGTGGACGGGGCCCACGTCGAATATTGCCGCGGCGTGCGCAATCCCATCGCCGTGAAGGTGGGACCCGGCACGGAGTCGGATCAATTGAAGCGGCTGATAGCGATTCTCAATCCGACCAACGAGCCTGGGCGCCTTACCTTGATTCACCGCATGGGCGAGGGCAACATCGAGTACCACCTGCCACCCTTGATCGCAGCCGTTCGCCAGGAGGGCGCGCGCGTTCTCTGGTGCTGCGACGCCATGCACGGCAACACGGAGACCTTGGGCAACGGCGTGAAGACCCGCCGCTTCGAGAACATCCGCACCGAGCTCGAACGCGCCTTCGACGTGCACGCCGCCTGCGGCAGCCGCTTGGGCGGTGTCCACCTCGAGATGACCGGCGAAAACGTCACCGAGTGCCTAGGCGGCGCCCGCAACCTACGCGAAGAAGATCTCGCGCGCCGTTACCGCACCCAAGTCGACCCCCGCCTCAATTGCGAGCAGGCGCTGGAACTCGCGATGCTCATCGTCCGCAAGCATTCGCGCGACGCGTCTTGA
- the boxB gene encoding benzoyl-CoA 2,3-epoxidase subunit BoxB has protein sequence MTTAISDEKIPNNVNLSSDRKLQRALEAWQPNFVSWWKEMGPYGFQTDDVYLRTAISVESDGWAHFNYVKMPDYRWGIFLAPAVPDRTIGFGDNLGDPVWQQVPGEHRNTLRRLIVTQGDTEPASVEQQRMLGHTCPSVYDLRNLFQVNVEEGRHLWAMVYLLHSYFGRDGREEAEALLMRRSGDRDTPRILGAFNEPCTDWLSFFMFTFFTDRDGKFQLLALAESAFDPLSRTTRFMLTEEAHHMFVGETGVGRIVERTAELMEKNKVTHPDDVRKLGAIDLPTMQRYLNLWYSLSLDLFGGEISSNAASFFATGLKGRAKEDKYEDHRALDASYAVDVVKDAAVTTEQVPLRNAMNEILRDEYVVDCQRGLDKWNRQLAAHGVEFKFELPNRRFHRHIGIYSDVSADPSGKLISAADFAARRDDWLPSEKDKEYVRSLMQHPIFDPKQMANWISAPKQGIKGRPVDFEYVRRCEG, from the coding sequence ATGACCACTGCGATCAGCGACGAGAAAATCCCGAACAACGTCAACCTATCCAGCGACCGCAAGCTCCAGCGCGCCCTGGAGGCGTGGCAGCCGAACTTCGTCTCGTGGTGGAAAGAGATGGGGCCGTACGGCTTCCAGACGGACGACGTGTACCTGCGCACGGCGATCAGCGTCGAGTCCGACGGGTGGGCGCATTTCAATTACGTGAAAATGCCCGACTACCGTTGGGGCATCTTCCTCGCGCCCGCGGTGCCGGACCGCACCATCGGCTTCGGCGACAACCTCGGCGATCCGGTTTGGCAGCAGGTCCCCGGAGAGCACCGCAATACGCTGCGGCGCCTCATCGTGACCCAGGGCGATACCGAGCCGGCCAGCGTCGAGCAGCAGCGCATGCTCGGGCACACCTGTCCAAGCGTGTACGATCTGCGCAATCTGTTCCAGGTGAACGTCGAGGAAGGCCGCCACCTCTGGGCGATGGTCTACCTCCTTCATTCGTACTTCGGACGCGACGGCCGTGAGGAGGCCGAGGCACTGCTCATGCGCCGCAGCGGCGATCGCGATACGCCGCGCATCCTGGGCGCCTTCAACGAGCCTTGCACCGACTGGCTCTCGTTCTTCATGTTCACCTTTTTCACGGACCGTGACGGCAAATTCCAGCTTCTCGCCCTGGCGGAGAGCGCGTTCGATCCGCTATCGCGCACCACGCGCTTCATGCTCACCGAGGAAGCGCACCACATGTTCGTGGGCGAGACCGGCGTCGGGCGCATCGTCGAGCGCACCGCGGAGCTCATGGAGAAGAACAAGGTGACCCACCCCGACGACGTGCGAAAGCTCGGGGCCATCGACCTTCCGACGATGCAGCGGTATTTGAACCTTTGGTATTCGCTGTCGCTCGATTTGTTCGGCGGCGAGATCTCGTCGAATGCCGCATCGTTCTTCGCCACGGGCCTCAAAGGGCGCGCCAAAGAAGACAAATACGAAGACCACCGCGCGCTCGACGCTTCGTACGCGGTCGACGTGGTCAAAGACGCCGCGGTGACCACCGAGCAGGTGCCCCTGCGCAACGCGATGAACGAGATCCTCCGCGACGAGTACGTCGTCGACTGCCAGCGCGGCCTGGACAAGTGGAACCGGCAGCTTGCCGCCCACGGCGTGGAGTTCAAATTCGAACTACCGAACCGCCGTTTCCATCGCCACATCGGTATTTATTCGGACGTCAGCGCCGACCCGTCGGGAAAACTGATCTCCGCGGCCGATTTCGCGGCGCGCCGCGACGATTGGCTTCCGAGCGAAAAGGACAAAGAGTACGTCCGCAGCTTGATGCAGCACCCCATCTTCGATCCGAAGCAAATGGCCAATTGGATCTCGGCCCCCAAGCAGGGCATCAAGGGGCGCCCGGTCGACTTCGAATACGTCCGGCGCTGCGAAGGTTAG
- a CDS encoding response regulator — protein MNDATPIPRRPEPRTQRRPLILCVEDNEDSRALYAAFLTRAGFRVTEASNGAEGLERALALRPDLIVLDISLPVMDGREMLRRLRDADPSQTVPVIVVTGQAYPEHWRDAIDRGCDAYLTKPCPLGDLLAAVLKVISLKRAKDAEDKSS, from the coding sequence ATGAACGATGCGACGCCCATTCCACGCCGTCCGGAGCCTCGGACGCAACGCCGGCCTCTCATCCTTTGCGTCGAGGACAACGAGGACAGCCGCGCGCTGTACGCCGCGTTCCTGACACGTGCGGGCTTTCGCGTGACCGAGGCCAGCAACGGCGCCGAGGGGCTCGAGCGCGCGCTGGCGCTCCGACCGGATCTCATCGTGCTCGATATTTCACTGCCGGTGATGGATGGGCGGGAGATGTTGCGACGTCTCCGCGATGCCGACCCAAGCCAAACCGTTCCGGTCATCGTGGTCACCGGCCAAGCTTATCCGGAGCACTGGCGTGACGCGATCGACCGTGGCTGCGACGCCTATCTGACGAAACCGTGTCCATTGGGCGATCTGCTGGCCGCCGTGCTGAAGGTGATTAGCCTCAAGCGCGCCAAAGACGCAGAAGACAAGTCGAGTTAG
- a CDS encoding 3,4-dehydroadipyl-CoA semialdehyde dehydrogenase, with protein sequence MIELESYLQGAWVRGSGRATTLVNPSTEAPIATSNTEGLDFGAALAHARDVGGPALRAMSFAARGEMLRALSRCIHAHRDELIGLAIENGGNTRGDAKFDIDGASLTLAAYADVAAELAKEAPNGTVLLDGVALPLGRSPRLVGAHISVPREGVAVHINAFNFPAWGLAEKAAVALCAGVPVVSKPASSTALVSHRIVRLWVEEKLLPAGALSFIAGSPGDLLKHLRGQDVLAFTGAGTTGSHLRAEHAVREHSVRINVEADSLNAAVLGPDVGDDSEVMNLFVGDVVRDMTQKTGQKCTAIRRVYVPADKVATVLERLRERLADIKVGDPSREDVGMGPLATAQQLADVRAGVAKLAGHGKAVFGSADPLHEKGYFISPVLLHAERPDPGDAVHNHEVFGPVATVMPYSDAADAVKWVAAGGGGLVSSVYSDDKAFVRSAVLGIAPYHGRVTVGSSKIAAQAVPPGTVLAPLVHGGPGRAGSGEELGGRRGLAFYMQRVALQGDRALLEMISGQREEKA encoded by the coding sequence ATGATCGAGCTCGAAAGCTATCTGCAAGGCGCCTGGGTACGAGGAAGCGGACGTGCGACCACGCTCGTCAATCCGTCGACGGAAGCCCCCATCGCGACGTCCAATACCGAGGGTCTCGATTTTGGAGCCGCCCTCGCGCACGCACGCGATGTGGGCGGGCCCGCGTTGCGAGCCATGAGCTTTGCGGCGCGGGGTGAGATGCTGCGCGCTTTGTCGCGGTGCATCCACGCCCACCGGGACGAGCTCATCGGACTGGCCATCGAGAACGGCGGCAACACGCGCGGGGATGCGAAGTTCGACATCGACGGGGCGTCGCTCACCTTGGCGGCCTACGCCGACGTGGCCGCGGAGCTTGCGAAGGAGGCACCGAACGGCACCGTGCTGCTCGACGGGGTCGCCCTTCCACTCGGCCGAAGCCCGCGCTTGGTCGGTGCGCACATCTCCGTGCCGCGCGAGGGCGTGGCCGTGCACATCAATGCCTTCAACTTCCCCGCGTGGGGCCTCGCCGAAAAAGCCGCCGTGGCGCTCTGTGCGGGGGTGCCGGTCGTGAGCAAGCCCGCCTCGAGCACTGCGCTGGTGTCGCACCGCATCGTGCGGCTCTGGGTCGAGGAAAAGCTGCTACCCGCGGGGGCGCTTTCCTTCATTGCCGGCAGCCCGGGCGATCTCTTGAAGCACCTGCGTGGGCAAGACGTCCTCGCCTTCACGGGCGCGGGAACGACCGGTTCGCACCTGCGGGCCGAGCACGCGGTGCGCGAGCACTCCGTGCGGATCAACGTGGAGGCCGACAGCCTCAATGCCGCGGTGCTCGGCCCCGACGTGGGCGACGACTCGGAGGTGATGAACCTCTTCGTCGGCGACGTCGTGCGCGACATGACCCAAAAGACGGGGCAAAAATGCACGGCCATCCGGCGCGTGTACGTGCCCGCGGACAAGGTGGCCACGGTGCTCGAGCGGCTGCGTGAACGGCTCGCGGACATCAAGGTGGGCGACCCTTCCCGCGAGGACGTGGGCATGGGCCCCCTTGCGACGGCGCAACAATTGGCGGACGTCCGCGCCGGCGTCGCCAAGCTCGCGGGCCATGGTAAAGCCGTGTTCGGAAGCGCGGATCCTTTGCATGAGAAGGGCTACTTCATCAGCCCCGTGTTGCTTCACGCCGAGCGGCCCGATCCGGGTGATGCAGTGCACAACCACGAGGTCTTCGGGCCCGTCGCCACGGTGATGCCGTATTCGGACGCGGCCGATGCCGTGAAGTGGGTGGCGGCCGGTGGGGGTGGTCTGGTGTCGAGCGTCTATTCGGACGACAAGGCCTTCGTGCGTTCCGCGGTGCTCGGCATTGCGCCGTACCATGGCCGTGTCACCGTCGGTTCGTCGAAAATCGCGGCGCAGGCCGTGCCGCCGGGCACCGTACTGGCTCCGCTCGTTCACGGTGGACCGGGGCGCGCGGGCAGCGGTGAAGAGCTTGGCGGTCGTCGCGGATTGGCCTTCTACATGCAACGCGTCGCCTTGCAGGGTGACCGAGCGTTGCTCGAGATGATCTCAGGACAGCGTGAAGAGAAAGCGTAA